CGGTCGCATCAATCGTTTCAATCCCATCGGTCTCCAGCGTGACATTGTCTTTGGTGAGGGCCGGGAAATAGTCATCCGAGATCAGGATACGGCGACACCCAATCGGATAGTCCGGTGTCAGCTTGGCCCTCAGCTTCGGATCCTCGATCTGCGTCTCCAACTGATTCATTGCGATGCGGTGATAGGCGGCGCGCCCTTCAGGGGTCCATTTGAAGGCCTGCCAGAAGAAGGTATCCGCCTGCTCGTAAATGATCTGGCGGTTCAAGGCGCCAAGCTTCATGGCGAGTTCGGGATCAGTCCCCAGCAATGCGCCTTCTTCAGCACTCATCATCGTGTCATTGCGCGGGATCACCCAGTTCGGGCTGCGCTGAAACACGACCAGCTCTTCGACCTCTTCCGCAAGTTCAGGGATGACCTGAACGGCGCTCGCCGCGCAGCCAATGATGCCTACGCGCTTGTTTTTCATCTCGATGGAATGATCCCACTCAGCCGTATGAGTGATCGCGCCTTCAAAGTCGTCTTTACCAGCAATAGCCGGCCAATTGGGTCGGTTGAGCTGTCCCAGGGCGCCGACGACAGCGTCGCCTCTATAACTTGCGCCGCTGGCCGTCGTCACCGTCCAGGTCTTGGCGTTTTCGTCCCAGATGGCCGACACCGCTTCATCGTCAAGGTGGATGTTCGGACGCAGCTGATAGCGGTCAACAATCTCCTCGGCATAGGCCTGGATTTCCTCACCTTGCGGATAGGCCCGGCTCCAGTTCACGCTGAGGGCAAAGCTGTACTGGTAAAGGGCCACCGGGACATCGCAGGCCACACCCGGATAAGTATTCTGGGCCCAGGTTCCACCCACTTTGTCCAGTTTCTCGATCAAGGTGAAACTGTGACCGGCTTCCTGCAATTTGATCGCTGCGCAGAGCCCGCCAAGACCTGCGCCAATGATGATGACGTGCTTGCCTGCCATTGCGCGTCTCCTCCGATGTCTTTTGTTTTGAGACAGGATGGCTGAACCTCACCGGTTGGCAAGGGTCACGCGAGGAAAATTGGACCAAGGATCAGGCGCCCCGGATGCCTTCGCGAGCCGGGTGTGCAGGATACACTCCAAGGATTTTCAGGGACGACGAAAAGAAGCCAAGCTCTTCGAGCGCCAATTGAACCGAACGTTCATTGGGATGACCTTCAATCTCGGCATAGAATTGAGAGGCATTGAAAGAACCTTCAATCTGATAGCTCTCCAGCTTGGTCATGTTGACGCCATTGGTCGCAAACCCGCCCAGCGCCTTGTACAGTGCGGAAGGAATGTTGCGGACCTGGAACAGGAATGCCGTCACGGCGCGACCATCCTCCGGGCTAATATCCAGGGGCTCAGGCGCCATGATCACGAAGCGGGTCGTGTTGTGGCTGGCATCTTCAATGTCCCAGGCGAGGATCTCGAGGCCATATTCCTGCGCCGCAAGGGCAGGTGCAATGGCAGCGGTCCTGGGATCCTGCTTCTCAGCAACCCGGCGCGCGGCGCCCGCTGTATCAGCTGATGTGACGGCCGTGATGCCATTTTGGCGCAAGTAATTTCGACACTGGCCGAGCGCCATGACATGGCTGTAGGCCCGCTCAATATCTTCGACTTTACTGCCCTCAAGGCCCATCAGTTGAAACTTGATGCGCATGAAATGTTCACCAATCATGTGCAAGGAAGTGGCGGGCAACAAATGGTGGATATCCCCCACCCGCCCGGCAATCGTGTTCTCGACCGGTATCATTGCCAACTGAGCCTCGCCGCTCTCGACCATGGAAATCACGTCTTCGAATGTCCGGCAGGCGACCGCGTCAAATTGCGGATACACTTCGCGGCAGGCGATATGTGAATTGGAGCCGCGCTCCCCCTGATATGCGATCTTGCCTTGCGCCATGGTACTCGCGCCTTTCTCGTTTCCGTTCTCGCCTTAGCGACAAGCAATCCGAAGTGAATATCCGGTTACCCAGACTGCGCGCATTCGCCGCTGAAAAACCGGTACGCGCGATCTGCCACATCTGTGTATATTGATCGCAAGGGAATAGCGTGCCAGAAGGCGCGCGCAAGACTTGATATTAGAGGGATCACCTGATGGGCGAGCTCGGACTGAACAAGATTTTTGGAGCGCTTCTGGCCGTGGGGCTTGTTGTGCTGGGCCTGAAGGAAGTGTCGACCATCGTGTTCGGCGGCGGGCACCACCACCATAAGGAATACGAATCGCTGAATGCGTGGGCCGAATCAAACTTCAAAGGCTATCGCGTCGATATTGCTGAAGTTGGCGGCGTCGGCGAAGTTGTCGAAGAGATTTACGACCTGGGCGCCCTGCTTCTGGGGGCTGACATCGCGGTCGGCGAGCGCAGCTTCAAGGCAAAATGCGCCTCCTGCCACACGATTGACCAAGGCGGTGCAGACGGCACGGGCCCGAACCTGTACGCGACCTTGGGCGCGGCCAAGCAGAGCCATTCCGGATTTTCCTACTCTGGCGCGCTCGGCAACACGGAAGGCGACTGGAGCTGGGAGCGTATGGACGCCTGGCTGGAGAACCCAAGCCGATATGCCCGAGGCACCAGCATGGCCTTTGCAGGCCTGAAGCGTGACAATGAACGCGCCAGCGTTCTGGCCTATCTCGCCTCTTACAGCCCGGATGCGCCGCCGCAGCCGGAACCGCTGCCTGAGGTTGTTGAAGACGGCGATGCTGAAGAGGCCGCCGGCGATCTTTCGGAATCGGACGAGACCACCATTGACGGTGCTGTTCAGGATCCCGCTGAAGCCGCAGAAAATGCAGCAATCGCGGCTGAAGCTGCCGCCGATGAGGCGATCGAAGCGGCCGCGGATGCCGGAACTGCAGCGATTGTAGAGGCAACAGTTGCAGCTGAAGAAGTGGTTGAGACCGTGACCGACGCGGCCGACGAAGCTGCCGACGACGTTACGCCGGAATAGTCATCCAGGCCGGCGCAGCGCCGACCGCTTTAGACATATCGATGCGGCGGGCTCCTATGGGCTCGCCGTATTCTTTTGCGATCCGTTCAATCGCTGGCCGAAGAGGCTCTTTCATCGTCGTCATGAAAGTGCCGTTCGAGTGTAGCAGGGTTTCAGCGTCCAGCATGATCCCGACATGGCCGTCCCAGAAGACAAGGTCACCGCGACGAAGATTGCCGGGTGTGTTCCAGTCCGCAATGGGTTCGCCAAACCAGGCCGCCTGCATATCGCTATCGCGTGGACAGGCCACGCCGCATGCGCCGTAGGCAATCTGAATGAGGCCAGAGCAGTCCAGGCCCAGGCAATCACGCCCGCCCCACAAGTAGGGCGTGCCAATGAACGCCTCGGCAACGGACGCAGGATCTGATTCTAGCTGATCGATTGGGGCTACCAAATGGGAGGCTATCCAGCCCGCACGTTCAAACTCCAGATAGGCCTTGGATGTTCCGCCCGTCGCGGTCAGCACTGCGCCACGCCCGAGGACAAAGTTCGGGGCCGCCGTAACTTTCGGCTCGGCATAGGCATGCAAACGCGGGGAAATGACCCGATGCGTTGGCGTCAGGACCGGAGCCGACAGCGCCTCCATCAAAACCCAGCCGACATAACCATCCGCTTCGCACTGAACGAGGCCGAACGCGCCTGACTCATGATGCAAGCGCACGGTTTCGCCGAAGAGAATCTGGCTAACCTGTGTGGCGTCCGGCTCGGGCGCCTTGCGGAGGGAGGCGACCCCAGCACTGACTTGCATCCGAACGCGCGACCCACCATCAGACAGGGTCAGTCGGGGATCATCATATACCAGCATCTATCGCTCCGATCAGGTCGTGATCAGAACTAATGCCTGAAAACCAAGGAAAAGTTTAGGCGACGGCGCGGCCAATCTCGGACGGCGCCCGTGTGTCCATATCCCCCGCCTCTGCAGCCTGGATACGACTGCCAAACGCGCGCAGCCAGTCCATGCCCTCGGTCGTCCGTTCAATGTGCACACTGCGCAGGTCATTCTCGTCAGGAATGCGGCGGATGAACTGGTTTTTCTCGAGCACATCCAACGCCCGCGTCACCGCTGGCTTGGCGATATCCAGATGGCTGGACAGACCGCGCACCGTATGCGGGCCAGGGGTCAGGGCGACGGTCATCAGCACCGCTTGCTGGCGGGCCGTCATGTCGGATTCGTCGGATCGGACATAGTCCGTGAGCGCGCAACGCCAAAGATCCAGAGCCTGCCTTTGTGTCATCGCCATATCGCTCACCTCAATTCGTTTGATAAGCGAATCAGAATCCGATTTGCGACTCGCGTAAAGAGTCCAGAGAAATTTTTACGATTGCCGGGGTTTCTTCAGGCCTGGCAGTGTGAACATGGCGAGCTTCAGGCTCTCGGCAATCCGCTCAGCGCGCTCCATGAAATAGGGAATCACATCCGGCGATGGGGCAAGATCGCGAACGGTTTGTTCGAACAGACCAAGCCAGACCACAAAGTCATCTTGCGCCACACCCCTCAGTTTCTGATGCGC
This DNA window, taken from Hyphomonas sp. Mor2, encodes the following:
- a CDS encoding MarR family transcriptional regulator: MAMTQRQALDLWRCALTDYVRSDESDMTARQQAVLMTVALTPGPHTVRGLSSHLDIAKPAVTRALDVLEKNQFIRRIPDENDLRSVHIERTTEGMDWLRAFGSRIQAAEAGDMDTRAPSEIGRAVA
- a CDS encoding NlpC/P60 family protein; this encodes MLVYDDPRLTLSDGGSRVRMQVSAGVASLRKAPEPDATQVSQILFGETVRLHHESGAFGLVQCEADGYVGWVLMEALSAPVLTPTHRVISPRLHAYAEPKVTAAPNFVLGRGAVLTATGGTSKAYLEFERAGWIASHLVAPIDQLESDPASVAEAFIGTPYLWGGRDCLGLDCSGLIQIAYGACGVACPRDSDMQAAWFGEPIADWNTPGNLRRGDLVFWDGHVGIMLDAETLLHSNGTFMTTMKEPLRPAIERIAKEYGEPIGARRIDMSKAVGAAPAWMTIPA
- a CDS encoding NAD(P)/FAD-dependent oxidoreductase — its product is MAGKHVIIIGAGLGGLCAAIKLQEAGHSFTLIEKLDKVGGTWAQNTYPGVACDVPVALYQYSFALSVNWSRAYPQGEEIQAYAEEIVDRYQLRPNIHLDDEAVSAIWDENAKTWTVTTASGASYRGDAVVGALGQLNRPNWPAIAGKDDFEGAITHTAEWDHSIEMKNKRVGIIGCAASAVQVIPELAEEVEELVVFQRSPNWVIPRNDTMMSAEEGALLGTDPELAMKLGALNRQIIYEQADTFFWQAFKWTPEGRAAYHRIAMNQLETQIEDPKLRAKLTPDYPIGCRRILISDDYFPALTKDNVTLETDGIETIDATGITTASGTHHDLDVIAFATGFETTGWRWSVDIQGRDGKHLNEVWKDYPEAYLGITVADFPNLFVLYGPNTNLGHNAITFMLERQVEYAVKALDGLGETGKAAMVPTRAAQDRFNAKIQTDLEQTVWADPACSSWYKNEHGKVTQNWSSHTRDYAAAVSEVKLEDYELL
- a CDS encoding c-type cytochrome; translated protein: MGELGLNKIFGALLAVGLVVLGLKEVSTIVFGGGHHHHKEYESLNAWAESNFKGYRVDIAEVGGVGEVVEEIYDLGALLLGADIAVGERSFKAKCASCHTIDQGGADGTGPNLYATLGAAKQSHSGFSYSGALGNTEGDWSWERMDAWLENPSRYARGTSMAFAGLKRDNERASVLAYLASYSPDAPPQPEPLPEVVEDGDAEEAAGDLSESDETTIDGAVQDPAEAAENAAIAAEAAADEAIEAAADAGTAAIVEATVAAEEVVETVTDAADEAADDVTPE
- a CDS encoding prephenate dehydratase; this translates as MAQGKIAYQGERGSNSHIACREVYPQFDAVACRTFEDVISMVESGEAQLAMIPVENTIAGRVGDIHHLLPATSLHMIGEHFMRIKFQLMGLEGSKVEDIERAYSHVMALGQCRNYLRQNGITAVTSADTAGAARRVAEKQDPRTAAIAPALAAQEYGLEILAWDIEDASHNTTRFVIMAPEPLDISPEDGRAVTAFLFQVRNIPSALYKALGGFATNGVNMTKLESYQIEGSFNASQFYAEIEGHPNERSVQLALEELGFFSSSLKILGVYPAHPAREGIRGA